The proteins below come from a single Streptococcus canis genomic window:
- a CDS encoding adenylosuccinate synthase, whose product MTSVVVVGTQWGDEGKGKITDFLSSDAEVIARYQGGDNAGHTIVIDRKKFKLHLIPSGIFFPEKISVIGNGVVVNPKSLVKELAYLHDEGVTTDNLRISDRAHVILPYHIQLDQLQEDAKGDNKIGTTIKGIGPAYMDKAARVGIRIADLLDKDIFAERLRVNLAEKNRLFEKMYDSTPLDFDAIFEEYYAYGQEIKQYVTDTSVILNDALDAGKRVLFEGAQGVMLDIDQGTYPFVTSSNPVAGGVTIGSGVGPSKINKVVGVCKAYTSRVGDGPFPTELFDEVGERIREVGHEYGTTTGRPRRVGWFDSVVMRHSRRVSGITNLSLNSIDVLSGLDTVKICVAYDLDGERIDHYPASLEQLKRCKPIYEELPGWQEDITGVRSLDELPENARNYVRRVGELVGVRISTFSVGPGREQTNILESVWASI is encoded by the coding sequence ATGACATCAGTAGTAGTCGTCGGTACCCAATGGGGTGATGAAGGTAAAGGAAAAATCACTGACTTTTTATCTTCAGATGCAGAAGTGATTGCGCGTTATCAAGGTGGTGACAATGCCGGACATACCATCGTTATTGATCGTAAAAAGTTCAAGTTGCATTTGATTCCATCAGGAATTTTCTTCCCAGAAAAAATCTCTGTGATTGGTAATGGCGTTGTGGTTAATCCCAAATCATTGGTCAAAGAGTTGGCCTACCTGCATGACGAAGGAGTGACGACAGATAACCTTCGCATTTCAGACCGCGCTCATGTTATTTTGCCTTATCACATTCAGTTGGACCAATTGCAAGAAGATGCCAAAGGTGACAATAAAATTGGGACAACCATCAAAGGCATAGGACCAGCCTACATGGACAAGGCAGCGCGTGTTGGTATCCGTATTGCTGATTTGTTGGACAAGGATATCTTTGCAGAACGCTTACGTGTTAACTTAGCTGAGAAAAACCGTCTCTTTGAAAAAATGTACGACAGCACCCCGCTTGATTTTGATGCTATTTTTGAAGAATACTATGCTTACGGTCAAGAAATCAAACAATATGTGACAGATACTTCTGTGATCTTAAACGATGCGCTTGATGCTGGTAAACGTGTTCTATTCGAGGGTGCTCAAGGGGTCATGCTTGATATTGACCAAGGAACTTACCCATTTGTAACGTCTTCAAATCCAGTTGCTGGTGGTGTAACCATCGGTTCTGGTGTTGGCCCAAGTAAAATCAACAAAGTTGTTGGTGTATGTAAAGCCTACACTAGCCGTGTTGGTGACGGGCCATTCCCAACTGAGCTCTTTGATGAAGTGGGTGAACGTATCCGTGAAGTTGGTCACGAATATGGGACAACAACAGGTCGTCCACGTCGTGTTGGCTGGTTTGATTCAGTCGTTATGCGCCATAGCCGCCGTGTATCAGGGATTACCAATCTCTCCCTCAATTCTATTGACGTTCTTTCAGGACTTGATACGGTTAAAATCTGTGTCGCTTACGACCTTGATGGGGAGCGTATCGACCACTACCCAGCAAGTCTTGAACAACTCAAGCGTTGCAAACCAATTTACGAAGAATTGCCAGGCTGGCAAGAGGACATTACTGGTGTTCGTAGCCTTGATGAATTGCCTGAAAATGCTCGCAACTATGTGCGTCGTGTTGGAGAATTGGTTGGCGTTCGCATTTCTACTTTCTCAGTTGGGCCAGGACGTGAACAGACTAATATCCTTGAATCTGTTTGGGCATCTATTTAG
- a CDS encoding V-type ATP synthase subunit D: MARLNVKPTRMELSNLKNRLKTATRGHKLLKDKRDELMRRFVDLIRENNELRQTIEKELAANMKEFVLAKASENSLMVEELFAVPVHDVTLLIDIENIMSVNVPKFHVQSNTAREQEQGEFAYSYLSSNSEMDNTIQKTEGLLDKLLRLAEVEKTCQLMADDIEKTRRRVNGLEYSIIPQLEETIHYIELKLEEAERASLVRIMKITS; the protein is encoded by the coding sequence GTGGCAAGATTAAATGTGAAACCAACACGCATGGAGCTTAGCAACTTAAAAAATCGCTTGAAGACAGCTACAAGAGGTCATAAATTATTAAAGGACAAGCGGGATGAATTGATGCGCCGCTTCGTTGATTTAATTCGTGAAAACAATGAGCTTCGACAAACTATCGAAAAGGAGCTCGCTGCCAATATGAAGGAATTTGTCTTGGCAAAAGCATCCGAAAATAGTCTGATGGTAGAAGAACTCTTTGCTGTTCCAGTCCATGACGTGACCTTATTGATTGATATTGAAAATATCATGAGTGTCAATGTTCCTAAATTCCATGTCCAGTCTAATACGGCAAGAGAGCAGGAACAAGGCGAGTTTGCTTATAGTTACCTCAGTTCCAATAGTGAGATGGATAATACCATCCAAAAGACAGAAGGTCTCTTAGACAAGCTTCTGAGATTAGCTGAAGTTGAGAAAACTTGTCAATTAATGGCAGATGATATTGAAAAGACCAGACGTCGTGTAAATGGTTTAGAATATTCCATTATCCCTCAACTGGAAGAAACGATTCACTACATTGAGTTGAAATTAGAAGAGGCCGAGCGTGCTAGCCTTGTTCGAATCATGAAAATCACCTCTTAA
- a CDS encoding V-type ATP synthase subunit B, producing the protein MSVLKEYRTVSEVVGPLMIVDQVAGVHYNELVDITLHNGDSRKGQVLEVQGDKAMVQLFEGSTGINLAKTKVRFTGHPLELAVSEDMVGRIFDGMGQPIDGGPELIPEKYMDIDGQAINPVARDYPDEFIQTGISAIDHLNTLVRGQKLPVFSGSGLPHNELAAQIARQATVLNSDDNFAVVFAAMGITFEEAEFFMNDLRETGAINRSVLFINLANDPAIERIATPRIALTTAEYLAYEKGMHVLVIMTDMTNYCEALREVSAARREVPGRRGYPGYLYTNLSTLYERAGRLIGKKGSVTQIPILTMPEDDITHPIPDLTGYITEGQIILSQELYHNGYRPPINVLPSLSRLKDKGSGEGKTREDHAATMNQLFAAYAQGKQAKELAVVLGESALSETDKLYVVFTNRFEEEYINQGFYTNRSIEESLDLGWELLSILPRTELKRIKDDMLDRYLPQKEVSEKEGSLENS; encoded by the coding sequence ATGAGCGTTCTCAAAGAATATCGGACGGTTAGCGAAGTGGTTGGCCCTTTGATGATTGTGGATCAGGTGGCAGGCGTTCACTACAATGAATTGGTAGACATTACCTTGCATAATGGGGACAGCCGTAAAGGTCAAGTGCTAGAAGTCCAAGGGGACAAGGCCATGGTACAGCTGTTTGAAGGATCAACTGGTATCAACCTAGCCAAAACCAAGGTTCGCTTTACAGGGCATCCTTTGGAATTGGCAGTGTCAGAAGATATGGTAGGGCGTATCTTTGATGGCATGGGGCAGCCCATAGATGGTGGTCCTGAGCTGATTCCTGAAAAGTATATGGACATTGATGGGCAGGCCATCAATCCGGTTGCCCGTGATTACCCAGACGAGTTTATCCAGACAGGGATTTCAGCCATTGACCACCTCAATACCCTTGTTCGTGGTCAAAAGTTGCCAGTTTTTTCAGGCTCAGGGTTACCCCATAATGAATTGGCAGCACAGATTGCTCGTCAGGCAACTGTTCTAAACTCTGATGATAACTTTGCGGTGGTTTTTGCAGCGATGGGTATTACCTTTGAAGAGGCAGAATTCTTTATGAATGACTTGCGTGAAACGGGGGCCATTAATCGTTCTGTCCTGTTTATTAATTTAGCCAACGACCCTGCTATTGAACGTATTGCGACACCACGTATTGCCTTGACAACAGCCGAATACTTGGCCTATGAAAAAGGCATGCATGTTTTGGTCATCATGACAGATATGACAAATTATTGTGAAGCCTTGCGCGAAGTCTCTGCCGCTCGCAGAGAAGTTCCAGGCAGACGAGGTTATCCTGGCTACCTCTACACGAATTTGTCTACGCTATATGAACGGGCTGGTCGTCTAATAGGGAAAAAAGGGTCAGTCACTCAAATTCCTATTTTAACCATGCCAGAAGATGACATTACGCACCCTATTCCAGATTTGACAGGCTATATTACTGAGGGACAGATTATTTTATCACAGGAACTGTATCATAACGGTTATCGACCACCGATTAATGTCTTACCATCGCTGTCTCGCTTAAAAGACAAGGGATCAGGCGAAGGCAAGACACGAGAAGACCATGCCGCAACAATGAATCAGCTCTTTGCCGCCTATGCTCAAGGAAAACAGGCTAAAGAATTGGCTGTTGTGCTTGGCGAATCAGCCCTTTCTGAGACTGATAAACTGTATGTGGTCTTTACCAACCGATTTGAAGAAGAATACATTAACCAAGGATTTTACACCAACCGTAGCATTGAAGAAAGTCTTGATTTGGGTTGGGAACTGTTGTCTATTTTGCCACGTACCGAATTAAAACGCATTAAAGACGACATGCTGGATCGTTATTTACCTCAAAAAGAAGTGTCTGAAAAGGAAGGTTCTTTGGAAAATAGCTGA
- a CDS encoding V-type ATP synthase subunit A: MNQGKIITVSGPLVVASGMQEANIQDICRVGHLGLVGEIIEMRRDQASIQVYEETSGIGPGEPVVTTGRPLSVELGPGLISEMFDGIQRPLDRFQKATESDFLVRGVAIPSLDREAKWAFTPTLAIGQEVVPGDILGTVQETAVIEHRIMVPYKVSGTLVAIYSGDFTVTDTIYEIKQADGSIYQGTLMQTWPVRQGRPVAQKLIPVEPLVTGQRVIDTFFPVTKGGAAAVPGPFGAGKTVVQHQIAKFANVDIVIYVGCGERGNEMTDVLNEFPELIDPNTGQSIMERTVLIANTSNMPVAAREASIYTGITIAEYFRDMGYSVAIMADSTSRWAEALREMSGRLQEMPGDEGYPAYLGSRIAEYYERAGRARVLGSERREGTITAIGAVSPPGGDISEPVTQNTLRIVKVFWGLDAPLAQRRHFPAINWLTSYSLYKDEVGNYIDKKQQSSWSQKVTRAMAILQREASLEEIVRLVGLDSLSEQDRLTMAVARQIREDYLQQNAFDLVDTFTSFPKQEAMLTNILTFNEEASKALSLGAYFTEIMEGTAQVRDRIARSKFIPEENLEQIKGLSQKVTEAIHQVLAKGGI, translated from the coding sequence GTGAACCAAGGAAAAATTATAACCGTTTCGGGCCCTCTTGTAGTGGCTTCTGGAATGCAAGAAGCTAATATACAAGATATTTGCCGAGTGGGCCATCTTGGTTTGGTTGGAGAAATTATTGAAATGCGACGGGATCAGGCGTCCATTCAAGTTTATGAAGAAACATCAGGTATTGGTCCAGGAGAACCAGTGGTGACCACAGGTCGCCCCTTGTCAGTAGAGCTGGGACCAGGTCTGATTTCAGAAATGTTTGACGGCATTCAGCGGCCTCTTGATCGTTTTCAAAAAGCCACAGAGAGTGATTTTTTGGTTCGTGGTGTGGCTATTCCAAGTCTAGATCGGGAGGCTAAATGGGCATTTACCCCCACATTAGCCATTGGTCAAGAGGTTGTTCCGGGTGATATTTTAGGAACTGTGCAAGAAACAGCCGTCATTGAACATCGCATCATGGTTCCTTACAAGGTTTCAGGGACCTTGGTGGCTATCTATTCAGGGGATTTCACAGTAACAGATACGATTTATGAAATCAAGCAAGCCGATGGTTCCATTTACCAAGGGACCCTAATGCAGACTTGGCCAGTTCGCCAAGGGAGGCCAGTTGCTCAAAAACTCATTCCGGTTGAGCCTTTGGTCACAGGTCAGCGGGTCATTGATACCTTTTTCCCTGTTACAAAAGGTGGTGCGGCTGCTGTGCCTGGGCCATTTGGAGCAGGAAAAACTGTTGTGCAGCATCAAATTGCTAAATTTGCCAATGTTGACATTGTTATTTATGTTGGTTGTGGAGAACGCGGCAACGAGATGACCGACGTTTTGAATGAGTTTCCAGAATTGATTGACCCAAATACAGGCCAGTCTATTATGGAACGGACGGTATTAATTGCAAATACCTCTAATATGCCAGTGGCCGCTCGTGAGGCTTCAATTTACACAGGTATTACCATTGCCGAATATTTCCGAGACATGGGCTATTCCGTCGCGATTATGGCGGATTCGACGTCACGTTGGGCAGAAGCCTTGCGCGAGATGTCTGGTCGTTTACAAGAAATGCCTGGTGATGAAGGCTACCCAGCTTACTTAGGGAGTCGTATTGCCGAATATTACGAACGTGCCGGTCGAGCACGTGTCCTAGGGAGCGAAAGACGCGAAGGTACCATTACAGCCATTGGAGCGGTTTCTCCTCCCGGAGGGGATATTTCAGAACCTGTCACCCAAAATACCCTTCGCATTGTCAAAGTTTTTTGGGGACTGGACGCTCCCCTGGCCCAACGTCGTCACTTCCCAGCGATTAATTGGTTGACCTCTTATTCTTTGTATAAAGACGAGGTTGGCAACTATATTGATAAGAAGCAGCAATCATCTTGGTCTCAAAAAGTGACTCGCGCCATGGCTATTTTGCAACGTGAAGCCAGTCTGGAAGAGATTGTTCGCTTGGTTGGGCTTGATTCGCTGTCAGAACAAGATCGGCTGACCATGGCTGTTGCTAGGCAAATTCGGGAGGATTACCTCCAACAAAATGCCTTTGATTTGGTGGATACCTTTACCTCCTTTCCGAAACAGGAGGCCATGTTGACCAATATTTTGACCTTTAATGAGGAAGCCAGCAAAGCCTTGTCCTTGGGAGCTTATTTTACAGAAATTATGGAAGGAACTGCTCAGGTACGTGATCGTATCGCACGTAGTAAATTTATTCCAGAAGAAAACTTAGAGCAGATTAAAGGGCTTAGTCAGAAGGTTACCGAAGCGATTCACCAAGTTTTAGCAAAGGGAGGAATTTAG
- a CDS encoding V-type ATP synthase subunit F, protein MTKKMYKVGVIGNRDAILPFRMIGFQTFPVTEAHEAVNQLRQLAMEDFGIIYVTEDIAAAIPETLAHYDNQVLPAVILLPTHRGTQGLGLQRVQDMVEKAVGRNIL, encoded by the coding sequence ATGACGAAAAAGATGTATAAGGTTGGAGTAATTGGGAATCGTGATGCGATTCTTCCTTTTCGGATGATTGGGTTTCAAACCTTTCCTGTGACAGAGGCACACGAAGCCGTTAATCAGCTCCGCCAATTGGCTATGGAAGACTTTGGCATTATTTATGTGACAGAAGACATTGCGGCAGCTATTCCAGAGACCCTTGCCCACTATGATAATCAGGTTCTACCGGCAGTCATTTTATTGCCAACTCATCGTGGTACACAAGGACTAGGGCTTCAGAGAGTGCAAGATATGGTGGAAAAGGCTGTAGGGCGAAATATTTTATAA
- a CDS encoding V-type ATPase subunit — MTTCSELNTTISVKEKDLLTKDQFDKLLQAPDTETLARLLQPSVYRLDAQTLTDLDQVETVLMAELIKTYRWAFAESPQPEIVQLFTLRYTYHNVKVLLKAKASQTDLSHLLIPIGVKPLAALEHLVTTLTSDEFPEEVVSEIQSIWSEYEDYQDVRVLEIGADLAYFKALKWIAKPLGDAVFQQAILVMIDLYNLITVRRAKAQNKPIGFMKQLLSDEASRPSGEFITLEEDQDVMAWFQTLNPDLYAVDLRSYEEKLRQGKLRTIDLEYLVDDFLYHLFAQAKYQVDGPYVLARFLLAKTFEVKNLRLLASALANDLPKERVIERMRPIG, encoded by the coding sequence ATGACGACATGTTCAGAGCTCAACACAACCATTAGTGTCAAAGAAAAAGACTTATTGACCAAGGACCAATTTGACAAGCTCTTGCAGGCGCCTGACACAGAGACCTTGGCTCGACTGTTACAGCCGTCGGTCTATCGTTTAGATGCTCAAACCTTGACTGATTTAGATCAGGTAGAGACGGTTTTAATGGCAGAGCTAATCAAAACTTATCGGTGGGCCTTTGCAGAATCTCCTCAGCCAGAAATCGTGCAGTTGTTTACACTGCGTTACACTTATCATAATGTGAAAGTCCTGTTAAAAGCTAAGGCGAGCCAAACGGATTTGAGTCACCTATTGATTCCGATCGGTGTCAAACCTTTAGCGGCTTTGGAACATTTGGTGACGACCCTGACTTCTGATGAATTTCCAGAAGAAGTGGTCTCAGAAATCCAATCCATTTGGTCAGAATATGAAGATTATCAAGACGTGCGTGTCTTGGAAATTGGAGCAGATTTAGCTTATTTCAAGGCTTTAAAATGGATAGCAAAACCCTTAGGTGATGCTGTTTTTCAACAGGCCATTCTTGTGATGATTGACTTGTATAACCTGATTACAGTGAGACGGGCTAAGGCGCAAAATAAACCGATTGGTTTTATGAAACAACTGCTCTCTGATGAGGCTAGCCGTCCAAGTGGGGAATTTATTACCTTGGAAGAAGATCAGGATGTGATGGCTTGGTTTCAAACCCTCAATCCTGACCTCTATGCAGTTGACCTAAGATCTTATGAAGAAAAACTGCGGCAAGGAAAACTAAGAACTATTGATTTAGAGTACCTTGTTGATGATTTTCTTTACCATTTGTTTGCCCAGGCCAAATATCAGGTGGACGGGCCTTATGTTCTGGCTCGTTTCTTGTTAGCCAAGACATTTGAAGTGAAGAATCTCCGCCTCTTAGCGTCAGCACTTGCCAATGACTTGCCTAAAGAGCGCGTGATAGAAAGAATGAGACCAATAGGATGA
- a CDS encoding V-type ATP synthase subunit K — MEHLANYFTAHGGLFFAALGIVLAVALSGMGSAYGVGKGGQAAAALLKEEPEKFTSALILQLLPGSQGIYGFAIGILIWMKLAPELPLDQGVAYFLVSLPVAIVGYFSAKHQGNVSVAGMQILAKRPKDFMKGVILAAMVETYAILAFVVSFILLNKIG, encoded by the coding sequence ATGGAACATTTAGCAAACTACTTTACAGCACATGGCGGTCTCTTTTTCGCTGCTTTAGGAATTGTTCTAGCAGTCGCTCTTAGTGGCATGGGATCGGCCTATGGTGTTGGTAAAGGTGGTCAAGCAGCGGCAGCCCTCTTGAAAGAAGAGCCTGAAAAATTCACATCTGCCCTTATCTTACAATTATTACCGGGTAGTCAGGGGATTTATGGCTTTGCCATTGGCATTTTGATTTGGATGAAATTGGCTCCTGAACTTCCTTTAGATCAGGGGGTCGCTTACTTTTTAGTTTCGCTTCCTGTTGCGATTGTGGGTTATTTTTCTGCCAAGCATCAAGGGAATGTCTCAGTGGCAGGCATGCAGATTTTGGCCAAACGTCCTAAGGACTTCATGAAAGGGGTTATCTTAGCAGCCATGGTTGAAACTTATGCCATTCTTGCCTTTGTGGTCTCTTTTATCCTGCTTAATAAAATTGGATAA
- a CDS encoding V-type ATP synthase subunit I, whose translation MAISQMKKLSLVFGTDHLDLVLKTLQQSQLVEVRDMARLDHWQDAFEEGNVRLPQIIQYDASGQRSLVDDEALQYLLQRQQDLEAALANLSPFLPPVGKLAALRQGSPSLSFGQFEENQRQQTAQKALKALDQKVYRLEQLQRDIDQMAETCRDLEKWQNLSVLPQDLTGFHFLTARVGTIPSTADDRFYHQLKANKDIFVEEIYHTELEYGLYLFWQSSNAVSLEDYHFKPLVYKNQKLPLKQLQINQTLMADWLAEKEALLEELGQSQEVLVQLQVETDYVLSQYRRQEVKKQLVSTGHLIALEGWVEAACLDKLQELLTEQLGQLIYIESHDVTPADWEEVPIKLHNHPYLAPFELVTEMYALPKYQEKDPTPFLAPLYITFFGMMVADLGYGLLLYVVTLLALICFNLRKSGRRLMTFFNRLAISVAIWGLIYGSCFGFDLPVALLSTKTDVITILVLSLLFGFVTLIFGLLLGTWQQVRMKDYATAYTAGAAWALILLGLLLFVVGKNLSGLAYLLILGKWLALSNALGILLVSVLKNKSLLGLGSGLYNLYGISSYLSDLVSFTRLMALGLSGASIGSAFNMIVGIFPPVTRFTVGVFIFILLHAINIFLSMLSGYVHGARLIFVEFFGKFYEGGGRAFSPLTLADKYVNVNGETDLEEN comes from the coding sequence ATGGCCATTAGTCAAATGAAAAAGCTGTCTTTGGTTTTTGGAACAGACCATCTTGATCTGGTGCTAAAGACGCTTCAACAATCTCAGCTAGTTGAGGTCCGTGACATGGCACGGCTAGACCATTGGCAGGATGCCTTTGAAGAAGGAAACGTGAGACTACCACAAATTATCCAATATGATGCAAGTGGTCAACGATCCTTGGTGGATGATGAGGCCTTGCAGTATCTTTTGCAAAGGCAGCAAGACCTAGAGGCCGCTCTAGCCAACCTATCCCCCTTTTTACCGCCAGTAGGAAAACTAGCTGCTTTGAGACAGGGGTCACCATCTCTTTCGTTTGGTCAATTTGAGGAAAATCAGCGCCAGCAAACAGCCCAGAAGGCTTTGAAGGCTCTTGATCAAAAAGTTTATCGACTAGAGCAACTGCAAAGAGACATCGATCAGATGGCTGAGACTTGTCGTGACTTAGAAAAGTGGCAAAACTTGTCCGTTTTGCCCCAAGACTTAACAGGTTTTCACTTTTTAACGGCGAGGGTTGGAACCATTCCAAGCACGGCAGATGATCGCTTTTACCATCAGCTTAAAGCCAATAAGGACATCTTTGTTGAAGAGATTTACCATACGGAGTTAGAATATGGGCTTTACTTATTTTGGCAGTCCAGTAATGCTGTTTCGTTGGAAGACTACCACTTTAAACCGTTGGTCTATAAAAATCAAAAGCTCCCCTTAAAGCAACTTCAGATTAACCAAACATTAATGGCGGATTGGCTGGCGGAAAAAGAAGCCTTGCTGGAAGAGTTGGGACAATCTCAAGAAGTATTGGTACAGTTACAGGTTGAGACGGATTATGTGCTTAGCCAGTATCGACGTCAAGAAGTCAAAAAGCAGTTGGTCAGCACAGGCCATTTAATTGCCTTAGAAGGTTGGGTGGAAGCTGCTTGCCTAGACAAATTACAGGAACTTTTGACGGAACAATTGGGACAGCTTATTTATATAGAAAGCCACGACGTCACCCCAGCTGACTGGGAAGAGGTACCTATCAAGTTACACAATCATCCTTACCTTGCTCCCTTTGAATTGGTCACCGAAATGTATGCTTTGCCAAAGTATCAAGAAAAAGACCCCACTCCCTTTTTAGCACCTCTATACATCACCTTTTTTGGGATGATGGTGGCTGATTTGGGTTATGGCTTACTCTTATATGTTGTCACGCTGCTTGCTTTGATTTGTTTTAATCTCCGTAAATCAGGCAGGCGGTTGATGACCTTCTTTAACCGTTTAGCCATTTCAGTAGCTATTTGGGGACTTATTTATGGGTCATGTTTTGGTTTTGACTTGCCTGTGGCGCTCTTATCAACCAAAACAGATGTGATTACGATTTTAGTTCTCTCCTTACTTTTTGGCTTTGTTACCCTTATCTTTGGTTTATTATTGGGAACTTGGCAGCAGGTGAGAATGAAGGATTATGCTACAGCCTACACGGCAGGAGCTGCTTGGGCACTTATTTTACTGGGTCTCTTATTATTTGTAGTGGGTAAGAATTTGTCTGGTTTAGCCTACCTTTTGATTTTGGGGAAATGGCTGGCGCTTAGTAATGCTCTGGGGATTTTGTTGGTCTCTGTGCTTAAAAACAAGAGTTTGTTAGGCCTTGGCAGCGGGCTTTATAATCTTTATGGTATTAGTTCTTATCTCAGTGACCTGGTTAGCTTTACAAGATTAATGGCTTTAGGTCTTTCTGGAGCCAGTATTGGATCAGCCTTTAACATGATTGTTGGGATTTTCCCACCAGTCACGCGCTTTACAGTTGGTGTCTTTATTTTTATTCTGTTGCATGCAATCAATATTTTCTTGTCTATGCTGTCGGGCTATGTGCACGGTGCTCGTCTCATTTTTGTGGAATTTTTTGGTAAATTCTATGAAGGTGGAGGTAGGGCCTTTAGCCCTCTAACCTTAGCTGATAAATATGTCAATGTCAATGGAGAAACGGATTTGGAGGAAAATTAA
- a CDS encoding PTS fructose transporter subunit IIC, with amino-acid sequence MDIIIGTGLLILVLAIFSLFNYKAPHGAKAMGALASAACASFLVEAFQDSFFGKVLGFQFLSEVGGANGSLSGVAAAILVAIAIGVSPGYAVLIGLSVSGTGIIPGFIAGYLVSFLIKWMEKNIPGGLDLIAIIIVGAPLTRFLAQLITPVINSTLLTIGDILTSSANSNPIIMGMILGGTIVVVATAPLSSMALTAMLGLTGIPMAIGALSVFGSSFMNGVLFHRLKLGERKDNIAFAIEPLTQADVTSANPIPIYVTNFFGGAACGVLIALMKLVNDTPGTATPIAGFAVMFAYNPMMKVLITAFGCIILSLIAGYIGGSVFKNYRLVTKQELQARN; translated from the coding sequence ATGGATATTATTATTGGAACAGGTCTTTTGATTCTTGTTTTAGCTATTTTTAGTTTATTTAACTATAAGGCTCCTCATGGTGCCAAGGCCATGGGAGCTTTGGCATCGGCAGCTTGTGCATCCTTTTTAGTAGAGGCCTTTCAGGATTCCTTTTTTGGGAAGGTTTTGGGCTTCCAATTCTTAAGTGAAGTTGGTGGCGCTAACGGTTCCTTGTCAGGTGTTGCCGCAGCTATTTTAGTTGCCATAGCCATTGGGGTGTCACCAGGTTATGCTGTTTTGATTGGCTTGTCCGTTTCAGGAACAGGGATTATCCCAGGTTTTATCGCAGGGTATTTGGTATCTTTTTTAATCAAATGGATGGAAAAAAATATTCCTGGTGGGCTTGATTTGATTGCGATTATTATTGTCGGAGCACCTTTGACTCGTTTCTTGGCTCAGTTGATTACTCCTGTGATCAATAGCACCCTGTTAACCATTGGTGATATTTTAACGTCAAGTGCTAATAGTAACCCGATTATTATGGGAATGATTTTAGGTGGAACCATTGTGGTGGTTGCAACAGCACCTCTCTCATCAATGGCCTTGACCGCTATGCTTGGTTTAACAGGTATTCCAATGGCCATTGGCGCCCTATCTGTTTTTGGATCTTCCTTTATGAATGGGGTTCTTTTCCACCGACTAAAACTTGGAGAAAGAAAAGACAATATTGCCTTTGCCATTGAACCGCTGACTCAAGCCGATGTTACTTCAGCCAATCCAATTCCAATTTATGTGACGAATTTCTTTGGTGGTGCGGCTTGTGGTGTCTTGATTGCTTTGATGAAATTGGTCAACGATACCCCAGGAACCGCTACTCCAATTGCTGGTTTTGCGGTGATGTTTGCCTACAATCCGATGATGAAAGTGTTGATTACAGCCTTTGGTTGTATTATTTTGAGTTTGATTGCTGGTTATATTGGAGGCTCAGTTTTCAAAAACTACCGTTTGGTAACAAAACAAGAATTGCAAGCAAGAAATTAG
- a CDS encoding RidA family protein: MNSYPEPMGPYSPYTIEGNLLYTAGQLPLNPVTGQLPDGFEAQCRQVFTNLESVLAQQQVAMSHICKLNVYLSDVSHVDTLNHVMSDLFEEPYPIRTAVQVSALPLQALVEIEAVARVKQ, from the coding sequence ATGAACAGTTACCCAGAACCAATGGGACCCTATTCACCTTATACGATTGAAGGAAATCTTCTATATACTGCAGGGCAATTACCTCTTAATCCAGTGACAGGTCAGTTGCCAGATGGTTTTGAAGCGCAGTGTCGACAGGTTTTTACCAATCTAGAATCCGTTTTAGCGCAGCAGCAGGTGGCTATGAGCCATATCTGTAAACTAAACGTGTATTTATCAGATGTGAGTCATGTTGACACCTTAAATCACGTGATGAGTGATTTGTTTGAGGAACCCTACCCCATTCGGACGGCGGTTCAAGTGTCAGCTCTTCCTCTGCAAGCTTTGGTTGAAATCGAAGCTGTGGCAAGAGTGAAACAGTAG